GTCCATGCCGGTGTGCAGGCCCTGGAGGTCCTCGGCCTGGTTGACGGCCCGCTTGGTGAGCGCGAGCCCGAGGCGCGGCATCTCGGCGATCCGGTGCGCCAGCTCCAGGGTCCTGGCTTCCAGTTCGGCGCGGGGGACGACCCGGTTGACCATGCCGACCTCGTGGGCGCGGCGGGCGCTCATCCGGTCGCCGGTGTAGAGGAACTCCTTGGCGATCCGGGGCGGCATCACCCAGGGGTGGGCGAAGTACTCGACGCCGGGGATGCCCATGCGGACCACCGGGTCGGCGAAGAAGGCGTCCTCGGAGGCGACGATCAGGTCGCAGATCCAGGCGAGCATCAGACCGCCGGCGACGCAGGCGCCCTGCACCGAGGCGACGACCGGCTTGGGCAGTTCGCGCCAGCGGCGGCACATGCCCAGGTAGACCTCGGACTCGCGGGCGAAGCGGCTCTCCGCGCCCTCCTTGTCCGAGTGGTCCCACCAGAGGCCGGCCCTGCGCTCGAAGGGCAGGTGCGCGTCGCGCTCGGGGGTGCCGATGTCGTGGCCGGCGGAGAAGTGCTCGCCGGCGCCGGCGAGGACGACGACCTTGACCTCGTCGTCGCCGGCCGCGCGGTAGAAGGCGCGGTCGAGGGCGTAGGTCATCGCGGAGTTCTGGGCGTTGCGGTACTCGGGCCGGTCCATGGTGACGACCGCGACGGGGCCCCGCCGTTCGTAGCGGACGGGCTCGGACGTGGTGCGGGCAGCGGACATCCGCCCTCCTTCCCTAACAAGTGTTTGGTAGGTTAACGTACGGCCATGAGCGACGTCGAGGAGTTCCGCCGAGAGGCCCGCGGCTGGCTGCGGGCGCATCTCACCGGCGAGTTCGCGGCCCTGCGCGGCCGCGGCGGCCCCGGACGCGAGCACGAGGCGCACACCGAACGCCTCGCCTGGGAACGGCACATGGCCGCCCACGGATGGACCTGCGTCGGCTGGCCGAAGGAGTACGGCGGCCGCGGCGCGAGCCTGGAGGAGCAGGTCGCCTTCCACGAGGAGTACGCCCTCGCCGACGCCCCCGCGCGCGTCGGCCACATCGGCGAACAGCTCCTCGGGCCCACCCTCATCGCCTTCGGCACCCCGGCCCAGCGCGCCCGCTTCCTGCCCCGGATCGTCGCCGTCGACGAACTCTGGTGCCAGGGCTACTCCGAACCCGACGCCGGCTCCGACCTGGCCAACGTCCGCACCCGCGCCGAACGCGACGGCGACGACTGGGTGGTCACCGGACAGAAGGTGTGGACCTCAGGCGCGCACGAGGCCGACTGGTGCTTCGTCGTCGCCCGCACCGAACCCGGCTCGACCCGCCACCACGGCCTCTCCTACCTCCTCGTCCCGCTGGCCGCCCCCGGTGTCGAGATCCGGCCGATCGTCCAGCTCACCGGCACCTCCGAGTTCAACGAGGTGTTCTTCGACGGGGCCAGGACCGACGCCGGCCACCTGGTCGGCGCCCCCGGCGACGGCTGGAAGGTCGCCCTGGCCACCCTCGGCTTCGAGCGCGGCGTCTCCACCCTCGGCCAGCAGGTCGGCTTCCGCCGCGAACTGGAGGCCGTCATCGAGCTGGCCAAGCGGAACGGCGCCGCCGCCGACCCCCTCGTCCGCGACCGGATCGCCCGCGCCTGGACCGGGCTGGAGACCATCCGCTTCAACGCGCTCAGGATGCTCGGCGGCGTCGCGGCCGGAGCCCCCGGGCCCGAAGCCTCCATCAACAAGATCTTCTGGGCCACCTGGCACCGCGAACTCGGCGAACTCGCCATGGACGTCTGCGGCGCCGACGGCATGCTCGCCGCCGGGGAACCGTACGACCTCACCGACTGGCAGCGCCTCTACCTCTTCTCCCGCGCCGACACCCTCTACGCCGGCTCCAACGAGATCCAGCGCACCATCATCGCCGAGCGCGTCCTCGGCCTGCCCAAGGAGGCCCGCCCGTGACCGGCGCCCCACCCCCCTACCTCCCCGGCCACGGCCTCCTCGCCGGCCGCTCCGCCGTCGTCACCGCCGCCGCCGGCGCCGGCATCGGCGGCGCCACCGCCCGCCGCCTCCTGGAGGAGGGCGCCCGGATCGTGCTCTCCGACGCCCACGCCCGCCGCCTCAAGGAGTCCGAGGCCGCGCTCGCCGCCGAGTTCGGCGCCGACCGGGTGGCCGCCCTGCCCTGCGACGTCACCGACGAGTCGCGCGTGACCGCCCTCCTCGATCTCGCCGAGGAACGGCACGGACGCCTCGACATCGTCGTCAACAACGCCGGACTCGGCGGCACCGCCGACCTCGTCGACATGACCGACGACCAGTGGGACAAGGTCCTCGACGTCACCCTCAACGGCACCTTCCGCTGCACCCGCGCCGCTCTGCGCCGGATGAGGGCCGCCGGCACCGGCGGCGTCATCGTCAACAACGCCTCCGTGATCGGCTGGCGCGCCCAGAAGGGGCAGGCCCACTACGCCGCCGCCAAGGCCGGCGTCATGGCCCTCACCCGGTGCGCCGCGCTGGAGGCCGCCGCGTACGGCGTCCGCGTCAACGCCGTCTCGCCGTCCCTCGCCATGCACCCCCACCTCGTGAAGGTCACCACCCCCGAACTCCTCGAAGAGCTCACCTCCCGCGAGGCGTTCGGCCGGTACGCCGAGCCGTGGGAGGTCGCCAACGTCATCGTCTTCCTCGCCAGCGGGTACGCGTCCTACCTCACCGGCGAGGTCCTCTCGGTCAGCAGCCAGCACCCGTGAGACCGGCGCCCGAGCGGCGCCGCGAACTCCTGGACACGGCCGCCGAGGTGTTCGCCGCCCAGGGGTACGACGCCACCACCGTCCGCCGGATCGCCGACGCGGCCGGGCTCCTCGCGGGCAGCCTCTACTACCACTTCGACTCCAAGGAGTCGATGCTCGACGAGATCCTCTCCGGCTTCCTCGACGACCTGTGGACCCGGTACGACCGCGTGCTCGCCGCCGGCCTCCGCCCCCGGGAGACCCTGGAGGCCCTCGTCACCGCGTCGTTCCGCGAGATCGACCGGCACCGCGCCGCCGTCGCCATCTACCAGAAGGAGTCCGGCCGGCTGCGGGACCAGCCGCGCTTCGGCTACCTCGCCGACGCCCAGCGGCGGTTCGAGCACGCCTGGCTCCGCACCCTGGAGTTTGGCGTGGCCGCCGGGGACTTCCGCACCGACCTCGACGTCCGGCTCACCTACCGCTTCGTGCGCGACACCGTCTGGGTCGCCGCGTCCTGGTACCGGCCGGGCGGACGGCACAGCCCGGAGGAGATCGCCCGCCAGTACCTCTCGATGGTGCTGGAGGGCATCGCCCTCCGGAACGGACAACGGGCGCGCGCACACCAGGCGCACGCACCACGGACGCACGAACCGTACGAATGAGGAGTCACCATGCCCGAGGCCTACATCGTAGAAGCGGTCCGCACCCCCGTCGGCCGGCGCAACGGCGGGCTGTCCGCCGTCCACCCGGCCGACCTCGGCGCGCACGCCCTGAAGGCCCTGATGGACCGCTCGGGCGTCGACCCGGCGGCCGTCGAGGACGTCGTCCTCGGCTGCCTGGACACCGTCGGCCCGCAGGCCGGCGACATCGCCCGCACCTGCTGGCTGGCCGCCGGACTGCCCGAGGAGGTGCCGGGCGTGACCGTGGACCGGCAGTGCGGCTCCTCCCAGCAGGCCCTGCACTTCGCCGCCCAGGGCGTCCTCTCCGGCACCCAGGACCTGGTCGTCGCCGGTGGCACGCAGAACATGTCCATGGTCCCCATCGCCTTCGCCAGCCGCCAGGCTGCCGCCCCGCTGGGCCTCACCGAGGGCCCCTACGCGGGCTCCGCGGGCTGGCGGGCGCGCTACGGCGACCAGCCGGTCAACCAGTTCCACGGCGCCGAGCTCATCGCCGAGAAGTGGGGCATCTCCCGCCGGGACATGGAGGAGTTCGCCCTCCGCTCGCACCGGCGGGCGATCCGCGCCGTCGACGAGGGCCGCTTCGACCGCGAGATCGTCCCGTACGGGGACGTCACCGGCGACGAGGGCCCGCGCCGGGACACCTCCCTGGAGAAGATGGCCGGACTGAACCCGGTCGTGGAGGGCGGACGGATCACCGCCGCCGTCTCCTCCCAGGTCTCCGACGGCGCCTCGGCCATGCTGCTCGCCAGTGAGCGGGCCGTGCGCGAGCACGGCCTCACCCCGCGCGCCCGGATCCACCACCTCTCCGTGCGCGGCGAGGACCCCATCCGGATGCTGTCCGCGCCGATCCCGGCGACGGCGTACGCGCTGAAGAAGGCCGGCATGACCCTCGAAGACATCGACCTCGTCGAGATCAACGAGGCGTTCGCCCCGGTCGTCCTCGCCTGGCTGAAGGAGACCGGCGCCGACCCGGAGAAGGTGAACGTCAACGGCGGCGCCATCGCCCTCGGCCACCCCCTGGGCGCGACCGGCACCAAGCTGGCCGTCACCCTGCTCCACGAACTGGAGCGCACCGGAGGCCGCTACGGCCTCCAGACCATGTGCGAGGGCGGCGGCCAGGCGAATGTGACGATCATCGAGCGGCTGTAGGGCATGGGCCGGGGCGGGAGGCGGGTCCGCCGGGGTGGGCGTTCGCCCCGGCGGTCGTCGGGTGCGCGGGGTCAGTCCGGGCGGGGCAGCGCGCGGAGCGTCGTCGTCGCCTCCGTCATGATCCGGTCGACGAGTTCGGTGCACGAGGGCAGGTCGTCGATCAGGCCGGCGACCTGGCCCGAGGCCATCACCCCGAGGTCGGTGCGGCCGTCCACCATCGACGCCCTGAGCATCATGGGGGTGTTGGCGGCGAGCAGGACCTGGCTCCAGGTCAGCTCCTTGCCGTGCTTCATCGCCAGGCCGTCCCGGACCATCCGGGACCAGCTCATGCGGGACTCGCGCCGGAAGGCCGCCGCGTGCCGGACGGCCCGCAGCAGCGACGCGGTCCGGCCGGAGCGCTCCAGCGCGTCGACCAGCTCGGTCCTGAGCATCCGGTGCGGCAGCCCGTCGACCTTCGTGGTGACGGTGACGTCGCCCACCGCCGCCGCCAGATAGCGGGCCTTGACCGCCTCGGGGACGGTCGAGTCGGAGGTCAGCAGGAAGCGGGTGCCCATGGCCACACCGGACGCGCCGTAGGCGAGCGCGGCGACCAGGCCGCGCCCGTCGTGGAAGCCGCCGGCGGCGATCACCGGGATGTCCACGGCGTCCACCACCTGGGGGAGGAGGACCGTGGTGGCGACGCTGCCGGTGTGGCCGCCGCCCTCGCCGCCCTGCACCACGACCGCGTCCGCGCCCCACGCGGCGACCTTCTCGGCGTGCCGGCGGGCGCCGATCGAGGGGATCACGACGACGCCGGCGTCCTTCAGGCGGGCGATCAGCTCCCGTGAGGGCGCGAGCGCGAAGGAGGCGACCTTCACGCCCTCGTCGACGATGATCCGCACCCGCTCGGCGGCGTCGCCCGCGTCCGCCCGCAGATTGACGCCGAAGGGCGCGTCGGTGCGCGCCTTCACCTCGCGCACGGCGGACCGCAGCCGGTCCACGTCCATGGTGGCCGAGGCGAGGATGCCGAGCGCGCCCGCGTTCGCCGCGGCGGAGACCAGCCGGGGGCCGGCGACCCAGCCCATGCCCGTCTGCACGATCGGGTGGCGCACCCCGACGAGCGCGGTGAGGGGGGTGGCGATCGTGGCGTCGCTCATGCCCGGACCTCGCGGTCCCGCAGTCCCCGGGGGTCGATCTCCTCGCGGATCAGCCGCAGTTCCTCCGCCGAGGGGTCCCGGGTGTACGGCACCTCCCCGGGCACGTGGAGCGCGAAGCCGGTCGCCGCCCGGACCTCGTCGACGGTGACGCCCGGGTGGAGCGAGCGGAGCCGCATGGTGCGGTCGGGGGTCTCGAAGTCGAAGACGCCCAGGTCCGTGATGACGTCCGGGATACGGTGGTAGCGGGTGGCGGACGGGCCGGCCGCCGCGGCCCGGTCGTAGCCGACGCCGCAGACCATGTCGACGCGCTCGACGAAGACCCGTGGCGAGTGCCGGGGGACCCAGTAACTCGTCGGGTTGTTCAGCGTGTTGACGGGGGCGCCGCGGACGCCGAGGAGCTGGCGCCGGGGCCGCTCCCAGTCGCCGATGCAGCTGATGTTCTGGTTGCCGTGCCGGTCGAGCTGGCTGGCGCCCATCATCACGTGCCGCCGGCCGGTGGTGACCAGGGCCAGGTGCTGCCGGTACGGCAGCCACCCCTCCACCACCCCGGGCGCGGCGCCGACCGCCGGGACGTCGCCGATGAGCAGCGCCTCGCCGTCGGTGAGCAGGAGGTCGGGGGAGAAGGTGCGCTTGGCGAGCCGGGCGCCGATCATCGGCACCGTACCCATGGGGCCGGCGAGGATCTCGCCGGCGTCCCGCCAGGCTTCGGCGCAGGCCACCACGCAGTACTCGGCGCGGGTGGCCGTCGTGGTCGTGTCGGTGCCGCTCATGCCCCCGCCTCCCCGTGGAACGCCGCCACCGCGGCCTGGTACGCGTCCTCGC
The Streptomyces roseofulvus genome window above contains:
- a CDS encoding NAD(P)H-dependent flavin oxidoreductase, translated to MSDATIATPLTALVGVRHPIVQTGMGWVAGPRLVSAAANAGALGILASATMDVDRLRSAVREVKARTDAPFGVNLRADAGDAAERVRIIVDEGVKVASFALAPSRELIARLKDAGVVVIPSIGARRHAEKVAAWGADAVVVQGGEGGGHTGSVATTVLLPQVVDAVDIPVIAAGGFHDGRGLVAALAYGASGVAMGTRFLLTSDSTVPEAVKARYLAAAVGDVTVTTKVDGLPHRMLRTELVDALERSGRTASLLRAVRHAAAFRRESRMSWSRMVRDGLAMKHGKELTWSQVLLAANTPMMLRASMVDGRTDLGVMASGQVAGLIDDLPSCTELVDRIMTEATTTLRALPRPD
- a CDS encoding SDR family oxidoreductase — encoded protein: MTGAPPPYLPGHGLLAGRSAVVTAAAGAGIGGATARRLLEEGARIVLSDAHARRLKESEAALAAEFGADRVAALPCDVTDESRVTALLDLAEERHGRLDIVVNNAGLGGTADLVDMTDDQWDKVLDVTLNGTFRCTRAALRRMRAAGTGGVIVNNASVIGWRAQKGQAHYAAAKAGVMALTRCAALEAAAYGVRVNAVSPSLAMHPHLVKVTTPELLEELTSREAFGRYAEPWEVANVIVFLASGYASYLTGEVLSVSSQHP
- a CDS encoding TetR/AcrR family transcriptional regulator, with protein sequence MRPAPERRRELLDTAAEVFAAQGYDATTVRRIADAAGLLAGSLYYHFDSKESMLDEILSGFLDDLWTRYDRVLAAGLRPRETLEALVTASFREIDRHRAAVAIYQKESGRLRDQPRFGYLADAQRRFEHAWLRTLEFGVAAGDFRTDLDVRLTYRFVRDTVWVAASWYRPGGRHSPEEIARQYLSMVLEGIALRNGQRARAHQAHAPRTHEPYE
- a CDS encoding acetyl-CoA C-acetyltransferase, with the translated sequence MPEAYIVEAVRTPVGRRNGGLSAVHPADLGAHALKALMDRSGVDPAAVEDVVLGCLDTVGPQAGDIARTCWLAAGLPEEVPGVTVDRQCGSSQQALHFAAQGVLSGTQDLVVAGGTQNMSMVPIAFASRQAAAPLGLTEGPYAGSAGWRARYGDQPVNQFHGAELIAEKWGISRRDMEEFALRSHRRAIRAVDEGRFDREIVPYGDVTGDEGPRRDTSLEKMAGLNPVVEGGRITAAVSSQVSDGASAMLLASERAVREHGLTPRARIHHLSVRGEDPIRMLSAPIPATAYALKKAGMTLEDIDLVEINEAFAPVVLAWLKETGADPEKVNVNGGAIALGHPLGATGTKLAVTLLHELERTGGRYGLQTMCEGGGQANVTIIERL
- a CDS encoding CoA-transferase subunit beta; its protein translation is MSGTDTTTTATRAEYCVVACAEAWRDAGEILAGPMGTVPMIGARLAKRTFSPDLLLTDGEALLIGDVPAVGAAPGVVEGWLPYRQHLALVTTGRRHVMMGASQLDRHGNQNISCIGDWERPRRQLLGVRGAPVNTLNNPTSYWVPRHSPRVFVERVDMVCGVGYDRAAAAGPSATRYHRIPDVITDLGVFDFETPDRTMRLRSLHPGVTVDEVRAATGFALHVPGEVPYTRDPSAEELRLIREEIDPRGLRDREVRA
- a CDS encoding acyl-CoA dehydrogenase family protein, whose translation is MSDVEEFRREARGWLRAHLTGEFAALRGRGGPGREHEAHTERLAWERHMAAHGWTCVGWPKEYGGRGASLEEQVAFHEEYALADAPARVGHIGEQLLGPTLIAFGTPAQRARFLPRIVAVDELWCQGYSEPDAGSDLANVRTRAERDGDDWVVTGQKVWTSGAHEADWCFVVARTEPGSTRHHGLSYLLVPLAAPGVEIRPIVQLTGTSEFNEVFFDGARTDAGHLVGAPGDGWKVALATLGFERGVSTLGQQVGFRRELEAVIELAKRNGAAADPLVRDRIARAWTGLETIRFNALRMLGGVAAGAPGPEASINKIFWATWHRELGELAMDVCGADGMLAAGEPYDLTDWQRLYLFSRADTLYAGSNEIQRTIIAERVLGLPKEARP
- a CDS encoding enoyl-CoA hydratase, which gives rise to MSAARTTSEPVRYERRGPVAVVTMDRPEYRNAQNSAMTYALDRAFYRAAGDDEVKVVVLAGAGEHFSAGHDIGTPERDAHLPFERRAGLWWDHSDKEGAESRFARESEVYLGMCRRWRELPKPVVASVQGACVAGGLMLAWICDLIVASEDAFFADPVVRMGIPGVEYFAHPWVMPPRIAKEFLYTGDRMSARRAHEVGMVNRVVPRAELEARTLELAHRIAEMPRLGLALTKRAVNQAEDLQGLHTGMDAVFGLHHLAHAHNAETARDALGGMDIHAMKAAGA